In the Halorussus salinus genome, AACAGGCCGTACCCCAACGCGATGCTCCGGGGCAACCCGACCAGTTCCGAGAGGTCGGCGAACGCCGCGAGGTCGAAGACGCCGATGATGGTCGCGGGGAAGAGGACCCCCGACAGCAGGAGCGTGCCGACTAGTCCGCCGAGCGCCGCGACCGCGGCGTTGTCCCGAACCGCGCCCGTAACCGAGGTGATGTCGGTCAGCACCTGCGGGGTCCCCTCGCCCGGTTCGGTCGCCGCGGCCGAGCGGGTCTCCTCGGGTTCGGTCGGTTCGATGGCGTACTTCCGTTCGAGTTGCTCCTCGAACCACTGCCACTCGCGGGTGAACTGCTCGGTTTCCTTCAGATTCCACACGTCCGCCGAGCGCACCGGCTGGCCGTTCCACGCCGACCAGACCATGTTGTAGAGCCACAGCAGGACGCTGATACCGATGAGGAACGCGCCGATAGTGGCGACCTGCTGGACCGGTGCGAACATCTCGGGGTAGACCGCGTGTCTGCGCGGCAGTTCCATGAACCCCAACACGATGAGCGACCCGAACGTGACGACCGCGCCGAACACCAGCAGGACCGATTGGAACAGCGCGAGTTCCCGGTCGTAGAGCCGTCCGGTGACGATGGGGTACCAGTAGTAGCTCGCGGCGAACATCATCAGCGGGATGATGCCCATCAGAATCATGTGGAAGTGGCCGACGACGTAGTAGGTCCCGTGGTAGAGCAGGTCCACCGGAATGGCCGCCAGAAAGACGCCCGTGACCCCGCCGACGACGAACATCCCGATGGAACTGACACAGAGGACCATCGGCGCGGTGAGCCGGACCGTCCCGTCCCAGATAGTCGTCAGCCAGTTGAACACCTTGATGGCGGAGGGTACCGCGATGGCGATGGAGACGAACATGAAACTCGCCCGGACGCGCGGGTCGATTCCGGTGGCGAACATGTGGTGTGCCCACACGCCGAATGAGAGGACCCCGATGGCCAGCGTCGAGTAGACGATGTACTTGAACCCGAAGAGGGCGCGCCGGGAGAACTTCGGGAGGATGAAGCTCATCAGCCCCGTCGCTGGCAGGAAGATGATGTAGACCTCGGGGTGGCCGAAGTACCAGAAGAGGTGTTGCCACAGCAGCGGACCGCCGCCGTCCACGGTGAAGAACGTCGTCCCAAAGTTCCGGTCGAGGAGCAACATCACGAGCGCGCTCCCGAGCAAGGGGAACGCAAAGATGACGATGCCGCTCGTCGTGAGCATCGTCCACGAGAAGATGTCGAGGGTCTCCCACTCCACCGAGGAGCCGCGTTCGTAGACGATGGTCACGACGAAGTTGATAGCGCCCAAGACCGTGCCGATGCCGCTGAGGTGGAGTCCCAGCAGGAGCAAATCGACCTGCGGGTTCTCAACCGTAATCGACAGCGGCGTGTACATCGTCCACCCGACGCCGGGTGCTTCGATGGTCTGGAAGAACCGAACCACCTCCGCGAGCGCGTCGGGCGCGAGGAGTCCGAGGAACTGCCCCGACACCTGCGAGAGGAGTCCGGCCCGAGCGAGCAGGAGCGCGGGCGGGAGCAACCAGAAGCCGATGGCGTTGACCCGCGGGAAGGCCATGTCCTCGGCGTCCACCAGCAGCGGGAGGAAGTAGTTCCCGATGCCGAAGAAGACGGGCGTCACGAAGAAAAACAGCATCGTCAGCCCGTGGGTCGTAAAGAGCGCGTTGTAGGTGCTTTCCGACCAGATGTCGGCGGCGGGCGTCAGCAGTTCGGTCCGCATCATCATCCCGTCGATGCCGCCCCACACCGCCGCGAACGTGCCGAACGCGATGTAGAGCAGGCCCACGTCGCGGTGGTTCGTCGTCGTCGTCCACCGGACGATGCCAGCGGTCAGCGCCTCCCTGTCGAACCATCCTTCGCGGCCGGGATACTCCCCGCCGTCGGCGCGCGCCCGTCTCCTCGCCCGGCGAGCGAGCGCGCCGACGCCGAACACGACCAGACAGAGCGCCGTGAACTCGACTGTCGGGCCGTTCATCGTCTCCCCGTCGCTATCGGTGTCCCCGTTCGTCCCCCACGCACGAATGCAGGGGTCGGCGCGAATCGGGATAAAACTACAGGGCCGGACCGACCCCGACCCTCCCGCGGACCACGGGTCGGCAGTGTTACGGGTCGGCGGTATCACGAGCGGGCCGTATCGCGAATCGGGGCCACGGGCGGCACTTACTTCACGGCGTCCGTTGTCGGGGGAGTGCATGGGGACTCGACGGGGGGACACGCAGTGAGTCGAGAGAGCGGAGCGCGCGCGACTCGACCGAGCGGACGCGCCGTGATACGATGGAGCGTACTCGCCGCCGGGGCACTCGTCGCGCTCGGAGTCGCCACCGTCTCACCGGTCGCCGCACAGTCGGTCAACCGGAACCTCATCGACCAGTTGAACTTACAGCTCATCTACGTCGCCCTCCCGCTCACGCTGTTCGTGGAGGTCATCCTCGTCTACGCCGTGATTCGGTTCCGGAACAACGACGACCCCGAGCCGACCGCCGAGAACCCGACGCTGGAAGTCACGTGGACCGTGGCCACCGCCATCGTCCTCGTGTTCGTCGGCTGGTCGGCGTACAACGTGCTGGCCAGTCCGTACATCTCGCCGACGCCCGAAGTGGAGGCCGCGCCGCCGGACGTGGAACCGGACGCCGAAATCGACGTGCTGGCTTACCAGTGGGGCTGGCAGTTCGACTACGCGGCGGCGAACGTGACGACCCAGAACCTGCTGGTCCTGCCCCGCGACGAGGACGCCCGCTTGCGCCTCAGGTCCGACGAAGTGCTTCACTCGCTGTACGTCCCGGAACTCGGACTCAAGCAGGACGTGTTTCCGGGGCAAAACACGACGATTCTGACCCGCGCGCTGGAGAACGGTCGGTATCGGGGCTACTGCACCGAGTTCTGCGGCGACGGCCACGCCCGGATGCGCGCGCAGGTGTACGTCGTGGACCCGGAGACCTACCGCCAGTGGCTCGCGGCCCACGAGGACGAACGGCTCGTGACCGCGCCGCCGAACGCGAGCGTCGGGAACGCGACCGGCGCGGCGAACGCGACCGCGGCGACGAGTCGGTTCTCCTCGCCAGCGTGAACGCGACGACGGGGTGTCCGGCGCGCAAACCAAGAGATTCAACCCACTCCGCGAGGAGGCCCACGTATGAGCGACGACTCTCACGACGACCACGACGGCGACGACCACGGCCACCACGACCCCGACCGCGAGGAGTTCCACCACGACCCCATCGGCCACGCCGAGGTCCGGGCGGGGATGACCGTCGGCGAGTTGGCCGACTCGTACGGCGACGCGGGCATCGGCGCGGCCGACCTCCACGAGGCGGTGGACATCTACGCCGAGATGCTGGACGACGACGTGACCAACTTCTTCGGGTTGGCTGGCGCGATGGTCCCGACCGGGATGCGGAAAATCGTCGCCGAGTTGATTCGGGACGGCCACATCGACGCGCTGGTGACGACCGGCGCGAACCTGACCCACGACGCCATCGAGGCCATCGGCGGGAAGCACCACCACGGCACCGAGGACCCCGGCGAGGACCGGACGCTCCGGGACCACGACGAGCAGTTGCGCGACGAGGAGGTGGACCGAATCTACAACGTCTACCTGCCGCAGGAACACTTCGCGCTGTTCGAGAGCCACCTGCGCTCGGAGGTCTTCCCGCAGGTCGAGGGCGACGGAGCGGCCGACGACGGCGTGGTCAGCATCCAAGAGTTGACCGCGGCGCTCGGGAAGGCAAACAGCGAGGTCAACGACCGCGAGGCGGTCTCGGAGGGCGCGGGCATCGCGGCCGCCGCCTACGAGAACGACGTGCCCATCTACTGTCCGGCGATTCAGGACTCCGTGCTGGGCCTGCAAGCGTGGATGTACTCCCAGACCGCCGACTTCACGCTCGACGCGCTGGCGGACATGACGACCATCACCGACCAAGCGTTCGACGCCGACAAGGCGGGCGCGATGGTCGTCGGCGGCGGGGTGCCGAAGAACTACGTCCTCCAGACGATGCTGGTCTCGCCGGAGGCGTACGACTACGCGGTCCAACTGACGATGGACCCGCCACAGACCGGCGGCCTCTCGGGCGCGACGCTGGACGAGGCCCGGTCGTGGGGGAAGTTGGAGAAGGCCGCGCGCAACGCCTCGGTCTACGCCGACGCGACCATCACGCTCCCGCTGGTCGTCGCCGCGGCCCGCGAGCGAATCGAGGAGTAGTCACCGCGCTTCCGGTTTCCGGGCGCTCGGCGACGCAACCGCCAGCAGACGCTCGGTGACACGAACAGCAGTTTGGGTGGACTGAAAGGGGCCGCCCGCTCGCGGGTCGGAGACCCGTGGTCGTCTCCGCGACCGCTATCGGCAAGGGAACGCGAGCGGAGCGAACGTGACCGCCGACGATATGTCGCGGAGCGACCGCGAGCGGGCGGGGGCTTTCTACGACTTTACTGCGTTATTCCCGACTCTCGCTCTCGCATTGATTCAGGTAACCGGGACGAAATAGACCGCAAGAATGCTCTAAATCACGTCGTCGGGGTCGTGCAGGTCGGCCATCCGCGCGGCCTCGGCGGCGTACTGCTCGCGGTCGTCGGGGTCGTCCACGGTGCCGAGGTTGTCCGCGGGCACGGAGAGCGCCGCCGTGGTGTCGCGCTCGTCGGTGAAACTGGTCAGCGCGCGCTCCTTCCGGAAGTACCGGTCGCCATCGGGCGTCGCGTACACCAAGATGACGAGATTCTGTTCGTCGTCGGAGTAGGTGCGCTCTACGAGCCAGACGCGGGTCTCCTCGGCGCTCTCGCGGTCTGTGTCGGTATCTGTCGCCATGACAGGGACTACGGTAGACGCGGGGTTAGGCGTTGTGTGGAAACACCGACTGGGCACGCGCTTGAACTGCGGAAATCTTCACGTTCGTCTGGGGCGTGTCGGGAGACAGAGCATGTCCGAGGAGACCGGTGCGACGACCGGCGAAGTGAAGACCGAGGCCGAAGTCGAGACCGAGCCCGGAGACACGATGTGGGAGCGCGGACGGGTGAACGAGGCGAAGCTCTGGCTCCTCATCGAGGCCAATCGGGGCGTCGTGACCGTGGTGGGACTCGTCGGGCTGTTCGGCGGGTTGCTGGCGCTCTCGACGTTCGGGCCGAGTAGCGTCGAGAAGTTGCTCGGGTCCGACGAACTCTCGACGCTGTTCGCGTCCATCGTGGGGGCAATCATCACGAGCGTCACGCTCATCCTCACCATCACCCAACTGGTCATCTCCCAAGAGGTCGGGTCGCTGGGCGACCAGAGCGAGCGCCTGCACGAGCAAAAGGAGTTCCGCGAGCGGGTCGAGGAGACCGCCGACCTCGACGTGAGTCCGACCGAACCGGCGACGTTCTTCCGGGCGCTCCTGCGAGCGACCGAGCAGGAAGCGCGGGTACTCCGCGAGGAGGTCGCCCGCCGGGAAGCGGAGGCGGACGAGCCAGCGAACCGCGGGGACGGGTCCGGCGAGGGGGTGGCCGCCGCATCCGCGGCGGCGGACGGCGCGTCGGTGGCCGACGACCCGTCAGGAGCCGACGACTCCTCGGTAACCGACGACTCCTCGGTAGCCGACGACCTCCGGCCGCTGGCGGCGTTCGCCGACAGCATCGCCGAGGAGTGCCGACTCGTCGAAGAAGACCTCAAGGACGAGGAGTTCGGCACCTTCACCGTCGTCACCGCGGTTCTGAACTTCAACTACTCGCGGAAGATAAACGACGCCAGACGCCTGCGTCGGGAGTACGGCGACCGACTCTCGGAGTCGGGCGAGGCGGCGCTCTCGGACCTGATGGACCTGTTGGAACTGTTCGGCCCGACGCGGGGGTTCTTCAAGTCGCTGTACTTCCAGTGGGAACTCATCAACGTCTCGCGGGGGATGGTGTACGCCGCGCTCCCCGGTCTCGTCGTCGCGGCGTACCTCATCCTCACGTTCGACGCGCCGCAAGTGGACGGGACCCTGTTCGGCGTGGAGAACCTCTACCTGCTGGTGAGCGCGGCGTACGCGTTGACGCTCGCGCCGTTCGTCCTCCTGCTGGTCTACGTCCTGCGGATTCTGACGGTCCTCAAGCGGACGCTCGCGCCGGGGTCGTTCGTCCTCCGGGGAACCGACCGCGACGAGTCGCTTCGGTGGGAGTGACGCGACGCTCGGCGCTCGGGAAACGCTCTTGAGGAGGGCGTCCGACGACCCACCAACGAGGCCTCATGACCGACACCCGCCGCCTCGCGCCCGACGACGACCCCGAGGAGTCCCCGACGGTCCGGGCGCTGGCCCACGCCGGGAGCCACGAGGAGTTGATTCTCGGGTCGCGGGCCTACTGCCGCGAGGCGACCCGCGAGTACGACCTCGACGTGGAGTTCTCCCTGCTGGACTGGGCGGTCTCGACCCGCGCGAAGCGCCGCGCCGCCGCGGTCAAGCGCCCGAAAATTCCGGCGGCGACGGTCGGCGAGCCGATGGACTGGGCGGCCGCGGCCGAGCGCACCGGAACCGACCGCGACGACCTCCGAACCTGCACGCTCTCGCTGACGTGGCGCGCGTTCGAGTCGTTCGACGCGGGCGAGTGGACCGCGACGCTCCGCCACGAACTCGTCCACGTCGAGCAGTTCCAGCGGTACGGCACGACCGACCACGGCGAGGCGTTCCGCGAGCGCGCCGCCGCGGTGGACGCGACGGTCCGGTGTCCGCCCTTCGCCGACCCGAAGTACGTCCTGACCTGCGCCGACTGCGGGGCCGTGGTCGGACGCCGGTACCGCAAGTGTAAACTGGTGCGAGAGCGCCAGCGGTATCGCTCCTCGTGCTGTGGCGCGTCGGTCGCGTGTTCGGGGACGGACGAGCGAGACCGGTAGGGAGTCTCCTCGGCGTCGGCGGTAGTCGTCCGCGACTCGACGCTCCCTCGGGTCCGAAGTCGCCACCGGTCCGCACGAGGAGTAAGGGTCTTTTCGCCGGAGTGGATAGGACGAAGTGGCCGATGACGAGGCGCACGCTCCGAACTGGTCTCGGCAACCAGTCGTGACGAGCCCTATGAGTGCCGAGGCCCTTCCCGACTCGTCGTAGCCGTCGCGCCGTCGAACGTTCCTCCTCGACGCTCTATTCGGGTCTCTCCTCGCCGCCAGTCCGAGATTCACGAGTCGCCGCGTCGCGCCGACTGCGGAGACCGCACGCGAAATCCACCCGTCGGCGACCCACCGACGCCCGGATTCCGTCCGGCCGCCCGAACGCGCGCGAGCCGATATTTCCGCTAGCGAATACGTGACAAATTAACGCGAAAGCGGTCTCGTCTCCGGGTTTGACTTAAGCGGTCGCTCTGTTTTGCATTATTTATCACTCTTTCCCGTAGTTAACGATTGGAATTAAAACGCGTGTCGGACGACGGGTTCCCGGCCTTTCTGGCCGCCGCCGGGTAAATTTCGGAGTTCGAAACGGTCGAAACAGTGTGCGGGGTTGAAATAGCAACTGCGAACCAGAGGCGACTGCGCCATGAGCGAACGCAACCCGACGCGACGACGGTTCTTGCAGTTGAGTGGCACAGTCGCTGCAACCTCCGCGCTCGGCGCGGGTGCGGTCTCGGCCGAATCCGCCTCGTGGCAACTGGTCACGAGTCCGGTGGACGTGACGCTCTGGGACGTTGCCTCCTCGGCGCGCAACGACTTCGCGGTCGGCGGCGGCGGCGTCGTCGTCGAGCGCACCGAGAAGGGCTGGAAGAAAGTCGTCGGCGACGGGCCGACCAGTAACGGCAACAGCCTCTACGGCGCTGACGTGACCGACGACGGCAAGCGCCTCTGGTTCGTCGGCTCCTCGGGTGCAATCGGCGAGTACGACGTGGAGACCGGGAATTTGGTGAACCACTCCGCGCCCAACGACGCCACGAACAACTTCAAGGACGTGGCCGTGACGGGTCCGGCCGACGACGCGAACGTCTACGTCGCGGGCGGCTCGGGCAACGTCTTCTACTCCTTCCGGAACGGAGCCAGCGGGACGTGGAACTACGTCTCGCCCGGACAGGGCGCGGCCATCAAGGCCATCGACTTCTACGACGCCCGCAAGGGTCATCTCATCAACGGGAACGGGAAAGTCTTCCACACCACCGACGGCTCGTCGTGGAACAAGACGGGTATCGCCGACTCGAACGTCTCGTTCTACGGTATCGACTCCGACGCCGCGGACGACGTGTGGGTCGTCGGCGGGAGCGGGACGGTCTACCACTACAAGCCCAACGCCGAGGGCAAACTGGAGTGGTTCAAGGAGAAGATCGGCGAACCCGGTCTGCGCGACATCGAGATGACCGACGGCGACGGCTACGCGGTCGGCAACTCCGGGGCCGTCTTCGACCGCGCGAACGGTTCGTGGTCGAAAGACACCACTCCGAACTCCCAAGGCCTGAAGGCGGTCATCGACCAGTCGAACAACGACATCGCGGTCGGTGCCTCCGGGACCATCTTCGAGACGAACCCGGACGCCAGCGCCGACCCCAGTTCCGGCGGCGGGAGTCAGGAGGGCGACGCTGGCCGGATGGCTCGCGCGTCCACCGAGACCTCCGGCTCGAAGAGCCTCACCTTCACGCTCGAAAACGTCGGCGAGGAGTCCGTCACTATCGAGGAGTTCGCTCTCGAAACCGACGCGCCGGTCAGCACCATCACGCGGTCGGGTGCCGAGGTCACGCTGAACGGCGATACGGTCGGAAGCGCCGACAGCAAGGACGGCTTCGCGGTGGACGGCAAACTGAAGGCCCTCGACACGAAGGCGGTCTACGACGCCGGGACGACCGGACAGGCCGACTTCGGCCTCTACGACGGCGGCAACGTCGCGCTGACCGTCGACCCCGTGGAAGACAAGCCCGCCAGTAGCTTCGTCTCGGCCACACTGGCGTACGGCGACGGCACGCAGGAGACGTTCCACTTCAAGGTCACGAACGTCAACTCGTAACGTCCGTCGCCGACTCTCGGAGTTCGAGCCTCGAATCCCGCCGTTTTCTTGTTGTGCTGAGTATGTATCTTGCGGTACAGGTAGTCCTATAGCTGAATTTT is a window encoding:
- a CDS encoding DUF6789 family protein, with protein sequence MNGPTVEFTALCLVVFGVGALARRARRRARADGGEYPGREGWFDREALTAGIVRWTTTTNHRDVGLLYIAFGTFAAVWGGIDGMMMRTELLTPAADIWSESTYNALFTTHGLTMLFFFVTPVFFGIGNYFLPLLVDAEDMAFPRVNAIGFWLLPPALLLARAGLLSQVSGQFLGLLAPDALAEVVRFFQTIEAPGVGWTMYTPLSITVENPQVDLLLLGLHLSGIGTVLGAINFVVTIVYERGSSVEWETLDIFSWTMLTTSGIVIFAFPLLGSALVMLLLDRNFGTTFFTVDGGGPLLWQHLFWYFGHPEVYIIFLPATGLMSFILPKFSRRALFGFKYIVYSTLAIGVLSFGVWAHHMFATGIDPRVRASFMFVSIAIAVPSAIKVFNWLTTIWDGTVRLTAPMVLCVSSIGMFVVGGVTGVFLAAIPVDLLYHGTYYVVGHFHMILMGIIPLMMFAASYYWYPIVTGRLYDRELALFQSVLLVFGAVVTFGSLIVLGFMELPRRHAVYPEMFAPVQQVATIGAFLIGISVLLWLYNMVWSAWNGQPVRSADVWNLKETEQFTREWQWFEEQLERKYAIEPTEPEETRSAAATEPGEGTPQVLTDITSVTGAVRDNAAVAALGGLVGTLLLSGVLFPATIIGVFDLAAFADLSELVGLPRSIALGYGLFLAGGMTTWALLFVALASYLPGRVLVVRGLSYATIVSAGFLVAFYSGQSGLALVGYVVFTLVAHWLYGFGLAATIQAVSLRGVER
- the coxB gene encoding cytochrome c oxidase subunit II — encoded protein: MIRWSVLAAGALVALGVATVSPVAAQSVNRNLIDQLNLQLIYVALPLTLFVEVILVYAVIRFRNNDDPEPTAENPTLEVTWTVATAIVLVFVGWSAYNVLASPYISPTPEVEAAPPDVEPDAEIDVLAYQWGWQFDYAAANVTTQNLLVLPRDEDARLRLRSDEVLHSLYVPELGLKQDVFPGQNTTILTRALENGRYRGYCTEFCGDGHARMRAQVYVVDPETYRQWLAAHEDERLVTAPPNASVGNATGAANATAATSRFSSPA
- a CDS encoding deoxyhypusine synthase, with product MSDDSHDDHDGDDHGHHDPDREEFHHDPIGHAEVRAGMTVGELADSYGDAGIGAADLHEAVDIYAEMLDDDVTNFFGLAGAMVPTGMRKIVAELIRDGHIDALVTTGANLTHDAIEAIGGKHHHGTEDPGEDRTLRDHDEQLRDEEVDRIYNVYLPQEHFALFESHLRSEVFPQVEGDGAADDGVVSIQELTAALGKANSEVNDREAVSEGAGIAAAAYENDVPIYCPAIQDSVLGLQAWMYSQTADFTLDALADMTTITDQAFDADKAGAMVVGGGVPKNYVLQTMLVSPEAYDYAVQLTMDPPQTGGLSGATLDEARSWGKLEKAARNASVYADATITLPLVVAAARERIEE
- a CDS encoding SprT family zinc-dependent metalloprotease, with product MTDTRRLAPDDDPEESPTVRALAHAGSHEELILGSRAYCREATREYDLDVEFSLLDWAVSTRAKRRAAAVKRPKIPAATVGEPMDWAAAAERTGTDRDDLRTCTLSLTWRAFESFDAGEWTATLRHELVHVEQFQRYGTTDHGEAFRERAAAVDATVRCPPFADPKYVLTCADCGAVVGRRYRKCKLVRERQRYRSSCCGASVACSGTDERDR